From a single Apium graveolens cultivar Ventura chromosome 2, ASM990537v1, whole genome shotgun sequence genomic region:
- the LOC141708262 gene encoding transcription factor MYB1-like, whose protein sequence is MENNNNEVEMRDVMDEEDEEDSECEGEGKKSLGGRVKGPWSENEDNVLSQIVGSFGARNWSLIAKAIPGRSGKSCRLRWCNQLDPALKRKPFTDEEDLLILQAHSVHGNKWAAIARLLPGRTDNAIKNHWNSTLRRRGIELGKLRLEPGNGFEDPSGEKSKASSEETLSCGNVSSPKSLEGKDVSSLETDGKYKDKAQTEYLLCNEAMDPPKLYKPVPRISAFSIYNPLDGPEPLLQYTRATCSQSVLLPPKSDAGIGRFLEGAYGERLVPRQCGHGCCCTSTEKLSKSSLLGPEFSDYEEPPSFPCHELAALAADISNIAWLKSGLDNSNVKAPDYESGRLMMPRGYHVQMGHIDESKKNIFSQT, encoded by the exons ATGGAGAATAATAATAATGAGGTAGAAATGCGTGATGTTATGGATGAGGAGGATGAAGAAGATTCAGAATGCGAAGGAGAAGGTAAAAAGAGTTTGGGTGGGCGAGTAAAGGGGCCGTGGTCAGAGAATGAAGACAATGTGCTGAGCCAAATTGTAGGGAGTTTCGGGGCTCGAAATTGGAGTCTGATTGCAAAAGCGATACCTGGAAGATCAGGGAAGTCTTGTCGTCTCAGATGGTGCAATCAGCTTGATCCTGCCCTCAAGCGCAAACCCTTTacag ATGAAGAAGATCTTCTCATACTTCAAGCCCATTCTGTTCATGGAAACAAATGGGCAGCTATTGCTAGACTTCTGCCCGGAAGAACGGACAATGCTATTAAGAACCACTGGAATTCTACCCTGAGGCGCCGGGGCATTGAACTTGGTAAGTTGAGGTTGGAGCCGGGTAATGGGTTTGAAGATCCTAGTGGAGAAAAATCAAAAGCATCGTCGGAAGAGACACTGTCATGTGGGAATGTGAGTTCACCTAAGTCCTTGGAGGGGAAAGATGTTAGCTCTTTGGAAACGGATGGCAAGTATAAAGACAAGGCTCAAACAGAGTATTTGTTATGTAATGAAGCCATGGATCCACCTAAGCTTTACAAACCTGTGCCTCGTATTAGTGCATTTAGCATATATAACCCTTTAGATGGCCCAGAACCTCTACTGCAGTATACAAGAGCGACCTGCTCTCAGAGTGTGCTTCTTCCCCCAAAATCAGATGCTGGAATAGGTAGATTTCTGGAAGGAGCTTATGGTGAGCGATTGGTGCCTCGCCAATGTGGCCATGGTTGCTGTTGCACCTCAACTGAGAAACTGTCCAAAAGCTCTTTGTTGGGGCCTGAGTTTTCCGATTATGAAGAACCTCCATCCTTTCCTTGTCATGAATTGGCTGCATTGGCCGCAGATATAAGCAATATTGCTTGGCTGAAGAGTGGATTGGATAATAGCAACGTAAAGGCACCTGATTATGAAAGTGGCCGGTTGATGATGCCTAGAGGATATCATGTGCAAATGGGACATATTGACGAGAGCAAAAAGAATATCTTTTCACAAACTTAA
- the LOC141706226 gene encoding bidirectional sugar transporter SWEET3b-like: protein MIEQLRLAVGVMGNASSLFLYSAPILTFARVIRKRSTEEFSCVPYTLALANCYFYTWYGSPFVSYAWENITVFSVNGIGVLLELSFIFIYLWFASATPKKKVALLATSITLLFVVCTTLSVVVFHEHHYRKVFIGSIGLVASVAMYCSPLVVVKQVLQTKSVEFMPFYLSLFSFITSLFWMTYGLLSRDYILGSPNLIGCPLGILQLALYFMYRKREVMEGPQKCDVEMVEEKTKDQLQVVVISDSEAKI, encoded by the exons ATGATTGAGCAATTGCGTTTAGCAGTGGGAGTAATGG GAAATGCATCCTCGTTGTTTCTTTATTCTGCACCAAT ATTAACTTTTGCCAGGGTCATTAGGAAGAGAAGTACAGAAGAGTTTTCATGTGTTCCTTATACACTTGCATTAGCAAACTGTTACTTCTATACGTGGTATGGATCGCCATTCGTAAGCTATGCGTGGGAAAACATAACTGTTTTTAGTGTCAATGGCATAGGAGTTCTGCTTGAGCTGTCCTTCATTTTTATTTATCTTTGGTTCGCTTCTGCTACACCAAAG AAGAAGGTAGCATTATTAGCGAcctctatcactcttttatttGTCGTCTGCACAACATTATCAGTAGTTGTCTTCCATGAGCATCATTACCGCAAGGTGTTTATTGGAAGCATCGGATTGGTAGCTTCCGTCGCTATGTACTGCTCTCCGCTTGTGGTTGTG AAACAAGTCCTACAAACTAAAAGCGTGGAATTTATGCCATTCTACCTTTCCTTGTTTTCATTTATCACAAGCTTGTTTTGGATGACCTACGGACTACTGAGCAGAGACTATATTCTTGGG TCACCGAACCTGATTGGTTGTCCGTTAGGGATCCTGCAGCTTGCGCTCTATTTCATGTACAGGAAGAGGGAGGTTATGGAAGGACCTCAGAAATGTGATGTTGAAATGGTTGAAGAGAAAACCAAAGATCAGTTGCAAGTTGTGGTTATTAGTGATTCTGAGGCCAAGATCTAG
- the LOC141698606 gene encoding uncharacterized protein LOC141698606, which translates to MADILEDATDSTLALVHACVRFRIPYKLVSNNRKQFDSQELRKLYEDMIIKKEFAAVYHPQSNGQTEVVNKIIKCILKTKLEEHKGNWPEGLLKLLRSYNMTPRPTRQNLPLCLLMDMRL; encoded by the exons atggcagACATACTGGAAGATGCAACAGATTCTACTTTAGCtttagtgcatgcatgtgtaag ATTTAGGATTCCATACAAGCTTGTCTCTAACAACAGGAAACAGTTCGATAGCCAGGAGCTGCGTAAGTTGTACGAGGATATGATAATCAAGAAGGAGTTCGCGGCAGTATATCACCCGCAAAGTAATGGACAAACTGAAGTTGTCAACAAGATTATAAAATGTATTCTCAAGACCAAACTGGAGGAACACaaagggaattggcctgaagGACTTCTTAAGCTCTTACGGTCTTACAACATGACTCCAAGACCTACTAGGCAGAATCTCCCTTTATGCTTACTTATGGATATGAGGCTATGA